DNA sequence from the Marinilongibacter aquaticus genome:
ACTTTGGTCTTGCTTATTTGGGCATCAAATACCTTGGACAAGAAAGTTGGGGAGCTTTTTTGAGCATACTGCTTTGGGTAAACTTGGCCGTTTTTGTTGCCGATTTTGGCAACAAAGATTATCTAATCAGAAAATACAGTACAGATCCTTCAAAAGTCAGCAGTTTCTACTATCAAAGTTTATTTAGTCGCCTGCCACTGCTTTCTTTTTCCTTTGCCCTTTTCCTTTTTTTCGAGCCATTTACTGCTTTGCTCGGTTTTATTTTGGTTGTGTTTATTTTTTTATTCCAGAGCCTAAATAGTTTGGTTTTATTCTACAGGTCCTTTTTGTTCCAAATCCTTTCGGAATTCATAAGTTTTTTGGGGATCGCCGCCTTGTTTCATTTTCAACAAGATTTTGATGTCAATGCCCTACTTTTGCTCTATATTTTTGCATATTTTGCGAAAAGCACTCTAGTTATTTTCAGTTTAAAATCCCTTTGGCCTTTAAAGGGGATTCAGTTTTCCATTCGTGAGCTTCGCAGCATGTTTCCCTTTTTTTTGATCGGTTTGAGCGGTTTTTTAGCCTCGAAAATAGATGTTTATCTGGTTTCAATTTATTTGTCGCCTTCGGCTCTCTCAGAATATCAGATTTTTCTCATGGCTTTTACCATGGTTCAGGCCCTGCCTGCTATGGCCGTTTATCCCTTTCTCAAGCATGTGTATAGGCTCAATTCGGATGTATTTTCGAAAATCAACCGTCTTCTTTTTCTATTTGCATGGCCAACGGTAGCAATAGCTTCATTGGGAATATGGACCTTGCTGCATTTGTTTTTAAAGTTGAACATTCCGAATTTGTATTATTTGGGCGGTGCTCTTTATGCATTGCCTTCTTATTTTTTCATTTTGGATATATTTTCTCTGTACAAGGAAAAGATGGAGAAGAAGGTTGTGAAAGTGAATTTCTTGGCGGTATTGGTCAATTTTGTTTTTTTGCTGTTTTTAATTCCTCACTGGGGGCTCGATGGCGTACTGTTTGGCTCAATTCTGACACAGTTTTTAATTCTAATCTCTTATAAATTGTTGAATGCCCACAAAACTATTACACCCTTTAAGGGAAAATCCTTGTTTGGTTTCTGAGCTAAATGAGTTCTATGATGCCAAAGGTTATTATAGGATTTTAAGCAAAGAGGACGAAGGTCGTTTGGAGCACTTTCTTCAAAGTTTCGCGTCCTTTCAAAGCCACTCACCAATGGCTATTCCGGCGGCCGAAATCTACGATGGGCTGCCCTTCTCGATGCATACGGCATTGTGGAAAGAAAGGCAAAGTGATGTGAAATTGCTAAGGAAATTTGTGGATAGGGGCAAAAAACTGAAAATATTGGATGTGGGTGCAACCAACCTTTGGCTCAGTAATTATTTGACCAAGCTCGGACATGAAGTGGTAGCCGTTGATATTTTTTCGGATTCGCAAAATGGATTGTCTGCATATAAAATGTACAATACGCATTTCTTGTGCTTACAGATGTTGCCGCATGAAATAGACCGAATCAAGGAACAGTTTGACCTTATCGTATTCAATCGATGCTGGCCTTATGTTTTTCAAAGGGTAGAAACGCTAAAAAATGCCAAACAAATGTTGAATGAAAAGGGAGCTTTGGTACTGACGGGCTTGCCTGTATTGAAAGACGCCGGACGTATTTTAGCCTTTCGGAAAAGCTTGGACGATTTGTTTTTGAAGAAATATGGAGTCTCTCTGTTTTTTTATCCTCAAAAAGGATTTTTGGAATACAACGATCTCGAAGAATTGAAATCTTTGGGATTTCAAATGAAAGCAAACTATCCATATCAGTGGTTTTATAAATATCTCTTTCGGAAAAGAACAAGACTTTTTAGCGGGGTCTATTTAAAATGAAACGCTATATCCAGTTTTACAAATCGGTTGTATAATGTTGCAAGCGGGACTCTAATTTGAACCTTTTTTCGTATTTTAAACCTGCCATGATAAATAAAGTAGCCCGAAAAGTAAATAAGAAATACCTGCCTCAAAAGTATTTTTTTAATCCAGAAGGGATAGTCCTTGGCGTAAATAATGCATGTAATTTGCACTGCAAAATGTGTGATGTCGGGACAAAAAATAAAGAAACAAACTTTTCTCAAAATCTAATTGGAGCTCGGCCGCTGCATATGCCTTTGGAGTTGATCAAAAAGATAATCGATCAATCTGCGTTTTACTTTCCAAAAGTAAAATTAGGTTATGCGTTTACGGAGCCCCTGATTTACAAATATTTGGAAGAGTCACTTTGGTATTCCAAGAGAAAAGGTATTGAAACGAATATTACGACCAACGCTTTAACACTGAAACAGCATGCCAAAACTATTGTGGATGCAGGGGTTGAAGAATTGTTCGTATCTCTTGACGGCATTGAAGATGTTCATAATCGCATTCGTGGAAATAATAGGTCGTTTCAACGGGCTCTTGAAGGCCTTGATGAAATTTTCGTGTTGGACAAAACAAAAAAGGTGTCCATTTTTTGCGTAATCACCGAATGGAATATTGAGACAATGTTTGATTTTGTGGAATATTTTAAAGATTTTCCCCTAAAGCAAATTGGCTTTATGCACCCAAACTTTACGTCGCAATACACCGCCGACTATCACAATGCTATTTGGGGCAATCT
Encoded proteins:
- a CDS encoding class I SAM-dependent methyltransferase; protein product: MPTKLLHPLRENPCLVSELNEFYDAKGYYRILSKEDEGRLEHFLQSFASFQSHSPMAIPAAEIYDGLPFSMHTALWKERQSDVKLLRKFVDRGKKLKILDVGATNLWLSNYLTKLGHEVVAVDIFSDSQNGLSAYKMYNTHFLCLQMLPHEIDRIKEQFDLIVFNRCWPYVFQRVETLKNAKQMLNEKGALVLTGLPVLKDAGRILAFRKSLDDLFLKKYGVSLFFYPQKGFLEYNDLEELKSLGFQMKANYPYQWFYKYLFRKRTRLFSGVYLK
- a CDS encoding radical SAM protein; its protein translation is MINKVARKVNKKYLPQKYFFNPEGIVLGVNNACNLHCKMCDVGTKNKETNFSQNLIGARPLHMPLELIKKIIDQSAFYFPKVKLGYAFTEPLIYKYLEESLWYSKRKGIETNITTNALTLKQHAKTIVDAGVEELFVSLDGIEDVHNRIRGNNRSFQRALEGLDEIFVLDKTKKVSIFCVITEWNIETMFDFVEYFKDFPLKQIGFMHPNFTSQYTADYHNAIWGNLYPATASNVFETNLQDYDKNRLWDEILKIQNKKYPFRVSFSPHLESKEKLFEYYEKPGVLIGRGCNDIFRNIMIKADGNVIPAHGRCFNLTIGNIYEQNLKRIWNSKVLSDLRKNLSNSGGLFPACSRCCSAF